A genome region from Tachyglossus aculeatus isolate mTacAcu1 chromosome 1, mTacAcu1.pri, whole genome shotgun sequence includes the following:
- the CRYBA2 gene encoding beta-crystallin A2: protein MSSLSPQDSGPARLTLWEEEGFQGRRYELIGDCPSMQEHSGFRRVRSVKVESGAWVGFEHPDFQGQQFILERGDYPCWLAWSGSSGYHTDKLLSFRLLQCANHSDSRVTLFERENFQGGKFELRDDYPSLPAMGWPSGVVGSLMVSSGAWVAYQYPGYRGFQYILEKARHGGEFRKYSELGTQASTGQIQSIRRIQQ from the exons ATGAGCAGCTTGTCCCCGCAGGACTCGGGGCCGGCCCGCCTGACCCTCTGGGAAGAAGAGGGCTTCCAGGGTCGCCGCTACGAGCTGATCGGAGACTGTCCCAGCATGCAGGAACACAGTGGTTTTCGTAGGGTCCGCTCCGTCAAGGTGGAGAGTGGCGC ctGGGTGGGCTTCGAGCACCCGGATTTCCAGGGCCAACAGTTTATCCTGGAGAGGGGCGACTACCCGTGCTGGTTGGCCTGGAGTGGAAGCAGCGGCTACCACACTGACAAATTGCTCTCGTTCCGGCTCCTGCAATGTGCG AACCACAGTGACAGCCGAGTGACGTTGTTTGAGCGGGAGAACTTCCAGGGTGGCAAGTTTGAGTTGAGGGATGACTACCCATCTCTGCCCGCCATGGGCTGGCCCAGCGGCGTTGTAGGCTCCCTCATGGTCAGCTCCGGAGC GTGGGTGGCCTATCAATACCCTGGCTACCGTGGCTTCCAGTACATCCTGGAGAAGGCTCGCCATGGAGGAGAATTCCGCAAATACAGCGAGCTGGGGACTCAGGCCTCCACGGGACAAATCCAGTCCATCCGCAGGATCCAACAGTAA